A genomic window from Osmia bicornis bicornis chromosome 6, iOsmBic2.1, whole genome shotgun sequence includes:
- the LOC114874647 gene encoding E3 ubiquitin-protein ligase lubel isoform X6: MNVSAIFLSRVHYPSHHGQIDSILAASGPVTSRFLEDPLEKSRLCVCEIAFTGGSSKNPGAEKWRPMAISNPSTRLRMARSMPHWVLAQQQKETEQHQQRRPPTPPKIPPPSLSGDCGDPDYEIIEFPTRPQPLKSSTPNVGKCALCGTENVFARCDICNGNYCEACDDMNHKHPKRKGHVRRRILTEFATKTRPPLPPKGENLSSPPPIPPPRRNRKNAQAKSTQNQGSTNLSLIERVGSLKRNLPNTGRPLSATLDAKTVSKSMHAVNSPSTDGSTSGTGTDKMSTLQERYRKYQEAMRAQDANRRRHTSSDISRDALNARPVSLGSPKLPPPVPPPPPPRSMMQSASVCDLSSPQMWNSGMHQTQSMAHLGPGGVPLMWYPPNPPWDMTMGGSTMSLNHPAMWAYPMGYPPSQMLPPHYPGSLSRAHSPARSLKSSRRSRAASPSPSMKSRKSLASRSRSRRSQGSPSDASSEDSGESDFDDRLSRSSRSRRGSVSRSVRQRSYHEDEVPRNLLPRSRRERLMSEERMTSTEDQWSEGHSSKRYPPLQNTTNSRRRYDQDERRLSKLDSRLDRVPNGSYRRRRSTDEESSDRRSTLPARSSRVTSSSDDHFEKAEISARRNEDDVPVKRASSVRRDVRLDDFERSSRRDSRRSSIDSDTQTPRKTTSRDVSSRRNREAENNDELVPRPSSRNQRSRDPSRDRETPSKREPSLRRDVSVDEIDKSPAKRASDNQSSRKTPSRESVPRRIPQSDDKQTSRPGSRNQEEIRGKRVEESPPEKRETIEDRSKSPKNVSERIAMEIPKEEWACEHCTFINDVNDRVCVVCCKTKSSALPPSNPENFEDVPSASEPPKSESATTSSNVSNPSSDLEKRTSLLKISNSEESGDSGSAKNKDTQENPLVECSSVTKNESTVGTSSVPESTDNVDIANDRRTSQRPMLEKISKTHSVSTGTSPPPQSISTQTYDYLPVRGSAAFVRAASASKGLLYYEDSDAENDTERLFQEQSRFANSPELYPHTIQEQYLQQLIAAPSRDRTRRNSIDSTHLYYRSRESSQPRFLEAGPSSQTVSTLTRQGLEIVELLREAERHGYSTDDVQVALSQGSSNPIDWLKTQWPHLVETVQVLATTQGKELKENNVGVLSAAEAKEALRLTKGDVWNAVAIAIQRRQLKCEEIMKKGNFAMPEVVKALENNAGAEDAALFELQKNQLKPFLMRIWGPPVGVENDEAAPREDAAGAVGGGEGVSEQVSNVSDSEARKQVISPIVENFVALQADFQKQLAALRQLTDNWQLDKDPLNTLGNKPDNLYESNADHRILINPNLVPRAAQHLDLAETVHVQTLENEQSKRPLENEIETPMINNDVIVEKANEPVDIKDSIQNNNLKEREILISDKDENDPLIKNETSVVKKADQIIQNDNSLRNLNEKETVEIILVSDKQKEVENETVVEEINVQKSVAENLLQENSNDKTAKVNSVTNNERKETENLKEKENSEEKPVSGSSVRKDKSNVEFKANDVVSKVSVGSVDVEVDEREDKESLGSRVKENETMSRKSSDPLESSVQVDKAAPSRLKEDETSQKVSDPQQRTLDANKDSSSSSIPLQSNMAENSSENQQSDLTNQQDKSQQNIINVSKSSSETPNVDESTNKSNKVENDPVMQQNSEQLIIDNANEESSQKSSETQVASVEALISAVKSLPEQLLGPFISAMQMLSPKRLNIEPVQISTETVENKIEEKEIVTKEGGAEITVEPATTAEDIEKLRDLERRIARRLLAEGKASNYDEAEVAASLLALKFGDVEALQAAKECSSVESALAFLQQECELCTGRFAMSQMVSMLKCVHRCCNECAKNYFTIQISDRNITDAVCPFCKEPNLKDANEDEVLEYFSNLDIQLKTLLDPPIHELFQRKLRDRTLMQDPNFKWCIQCSSGFYADPDQKRLICPDCRSVTCAQCRRPWEKQHQGITCEQFAAWKDQNDPDNQAAGLAKHLADNGIDCPKCKFRYSLSRGGCMHFTCSQCKYEFCCGCGKAFMMGAKCSVSPYCAKLGLHAHHPRNCLFYLRDKEPAQLQQLLKDNGIEYDTDGPAGERKCKVQLQKETPTGVVDAICNSDVVEGHAGLCRQHYIEYLAGLVLKGKLDPVAIFDLNDAKQELRRRGKVPPAKDQEMSERDYLEACIQVVRKEIPLE, translated from the exons ATGAATGTGAGTGCGATCTTCCTTTCACGAGTGCATTATCCGTCGCATCATGGCC AAATAGATTCGATTTTGGCCGCTTCCGGCCCAGTGACGTCACGCTTTCTCGAGGATCCACTCGAAAAATCTCGATTGTGCGTCTGCGAAATCGCATTCACCGGCGGTTCGTCCAAG AACCCGGGAGCTGAAAAATGGCGCCCGATGGCCATCTCGAACCCATCGACCCGTTTGCGCATGGCAAGGTCCATGCCCCATTGGGTACTG GCGCAGCAGCAGAAGGAAACGGAACAACATCAGCAACGACGACCACCGACCCCACCGAAGATACCGCCACCCTCGCTCTCCGGAGACTGTGGTGACCCGGACTACGAGATCATCGAATTTCCCACCCGACCGCAACCTCTAAAGTCCTCGACACCGAACGTCGGCAAGTGTGCATTATGCGGCACGGAGAACGTGTTCGCACGTTGCGACATCTGCAACGGCAATTACTGCGAGGCCTGCGACGACATGAACCATAAGCACCCAAAGAGAAAAGGCCACGTACGAAGAAGAATCCTGACGGAATTCGCGACGAAAACGCGACCGCCTTTGCCACCGAAAGGGGAGAACCTGTCGAGTCCACCACCGATCCCTCCGCCCAGACGAAATCGCAAGAACGCTCAG GCTAAATCGACGCAAAACCAGGGATCCACGAATCTCTCCTTGATCGAGAGGGTCGGCAGTTTGAAGCGAAATCTACCGAATACCGGCCGGCCACTCTCGGCTACCTTAGACGCGAAAACCGTGTCGAAATCCATGCACGCCGTCAACTCACCCTCTACCGATGGATCTACATCGGGAACAGGCACCGACAAGATGTCTACTCTTCAG GAGAGGTACAGAAAATACCAAGAAGCGATGAGAGCTCAGGACGCGAACAGAAGAAGACACACTTCATCCGACATTTCAAGAGACGCGTTGAACGCAAGGCCAGTTAGCTTAGGCAGCCCGAAACTGCCGCCTCCGGTTCCACCTCCGCCCCCGCCTAGATCTATGATGCAGTCGGCCAGCGTTTGCGATTTATCCTCGCCTCAAATGTGGAATTCTGGAATGCATCAG ACTCAATCGATGGCTCATCTGGGCCCAGGAGGCGTGCCCCTAATGTGGTACCCACCGAATCCCCCATGGGACATGACCATGGGTGGTTCGACGATGAGTTTGAACCACCCAGCAATGTGGGCATATCCCATGGGATATCCTCCGTCGCAAATGCTTCCACCACATTATCCAGGCTCTTTGTCGAGAGCGCACAGTCCCGCGAGAAGCTTAAAATCCAGCAGAAGATCCAGGGCTGCCTCGCCCTCGCCCAGTATGAAATCCAGGAAATCGTTAGCCTCGAGATCGCGATCCAGAAGATCGCAAGGATCGCCTTCCGACGCGAGCTCCGAGGATTCCGGCGAATCGGACTTCGACGACAGGCTTTCGCGCAGCTCGAGAAGCAGACGGGGAAGCGTGTCCAGAAGCGTCAGACAGAGGAGCTATCACGAGGACGAGGTTCCTAGGAATTTATTACCCAGGAGTCGTCGCGA GCGCCTAATGTCAGAAGAGAGGATGACGAGCACCGAGGATCAATGGTCCGAGGGTCACTCCAGCAAACGGTACCCACCGCTGCAAAACACCACCAATTCTCGTCGACGTTACGACCAAGACGAACGGAGACTCTCGAAACTAGATTCGCGATTGGATCGCGTTCCAAACGGTAGCTATCGTCGAAGACGAAGCACCGACGAGGAGTCGTCGGATCGAAGGTCCACCTTACCGGCTCGATCGTCCAGGGTCACCAGCTCCTCCGACGATCATTTCGAGAAGGCAGAAATATCCGCTCGACGGAATGAAGACGATGTCCCGGTGAAAAGAGCCTCCTCTGTTCGAAGGGACGTAAGATTGGACGACTTTGAGAGATCCTCTCGCCGAGATTCCCGAAGATCCTCCATCGACAGCGACACGCAGACCCCCAGGAAGACTACCTCGCGAGACGTGTCCTCCAGAAGAAACCGGGAAGCAGAAAATAATGACGAGCTCGTGCCTCGTCCTTCCTCGAGAAATCAAAGAAGCCGCGATCCGTCCCGAGATCGGGAGACACCTTCGAAAAGAGAACCCTCCTTGAGAAGAGACGTTTCCGTCGATGAAATTGATAAATCTCCCGCCAAACGAGCTTCTGATAATCAGAGCAGCAGGAAAACACCGTCTCGCGAGTCTGTCCCTAGGAGAATTCCTCAGAGCGATGATAAACAGACATCGAGACCCGGTAGCAGAAATCAAGAAGAGATACGGGGAAAAAGGGTCGAAGAAAGTCCTCCGGAGAAACGCGAAACGATAGAGGATCGTTCGAAGTCACCGAAAAATGTCAGCGAGAGGATCGCGATGGAGATACCGAAAGAGGAATGGGCCTGCGAGCATTGCACCTTCATAAACGACGTGAACGATCGCGTTTGCGTGGTTTGTTGCAAAACCAAGAGCAGTGCGCTACCACCGAGTAACCCCGAAAATTTCGAGGATGTCCCAAGCGCAAGCGAACCTCCTAAAAGCGAGTCAGCGACCACGTCCAGCAACGTGAGCAATCCGAGTTCCGATTTGGAAAAACGAACGAGCTTACTAAAAATTTCGAACAGCGAGGAAAGTGGAGATAGCGGTTCCGCAAAGAACAAAG ATACGCAAGAAAATCCTCTCGTTGAATGCTCTTCGGTAACGAAAAATGAGTCCACAGTAGGAACGAGCAGTGTACCAGAGTCTACCGATAACGTTGATATTGCGAACGATAGAAGAACAAGTCAACGACCGATGCttgaaaaaatttccaaaaccCATTCGGTTTCCACCGGAACCTCGCCGCCGCCTCAGAGCATCTCCACTCAA ACGTACGACTATCTTCCAGTGAGAGGAAGCGCAGCTTTCGTAAGAGCTGCATCCGCCTCGAAGGGATTATTGTATTATGAGGACAGCGACGCAGAG aacgATACGGAGCGTCTGTTCCAGGAACAAAGCAGATTCGCGAACAGTCCAGAGCTCTATCCTCACACGATTCAGGAACAATATCTTCAGCAACTGATCGCCGCTCCTAGCAGGGACCGTACGCGACGAAACTCCATCGACTCGACCCACCTTTATTATCGTTCCAGG GAATCCAGTCAGCCGAGATTCCTGGAGGCTGGCCCCAGTTCGCAGACCGTTTCGACGCTGACCCGTCAAGGTCTGGAGATCGTGGAGCTTCTGCGAGAGGCCGAGAGACACGGCTACTCGACGGATGACGTTCAAGTGGCTTTGTCGCAGGGTTCCAGCAACCCTATCGACTGGCTGAAGACGCAATGGCCTCATCTGGTGGAAACGGTACAGGTTCTGGCGACCACTCAAGGAAAAGAATTGAAGGAGAACAATGTAGGGGTGCTTTCGGCCGCAGAAGCGAAAGAAGCTTTAAGACTGACGAAAGGAGACGTTTGGAACGCTGTCGCGATAGCGATTCAACGTAGACAGTTAAAG TGCGAGGAAATCATGAAGAAAGGCAACTTCGCTATGCCGGAGGTGGTGAAAGCGTTGGAGAACAACGCCGGTGCCGAGGACGCGGCTTTGTTCGAGCTGCAAAAGAATCAATTGAAGCCTTTCTTGATGAGGATCTGGGGTCCTCCGGTCGGGGTGGAAAACGACGAGGCTGCACCGCGGGAAG ATGCGGCTGGTGCGGTCGGTGGTGGAGAGGGTGTTTCCGAACAGGTTTCCAACGTGTCGGACTCGGAAGCCAGGAAGCAGGTAATATCACCAATCGTTGAAAATTTCGTCGCGTTGCAGGCCGACTTTCAAAAGCAACTGGCAGCCCTCAGACAACTGACCGATAACTGGCAACTTGACAAAGACCCCCTGAACACGCTCGGTAATAAGCCTGATAATCTGTATGAAAGTAACGCTGACCATCGAATTCTAATTAATCCAAATCTGGTCCCAAGGGCCGCACAACACCTCGATCTAGCCGAGACTGTTCACGTTCAGACATTGGAGAACGAGCAGTCGAAGAGACCCCTCGAAAATGAAATCGAAACACCGATGATTAATAATGATGTTATAGTTGAGAAAGCGAACGAACCTGTCGACATCAAAGAcagtattcaaaataataatttaaaagaaagagaaattttaatctccGATAAGGATGAAAATGATCcactaataaaaaatgaaacttcaGTTGTTAAAAAAGCTGatcaaattattcaaaatgacAATTCTCTgagaaatttaaatgaaaaggAAACAGTGGAAATAATTCTAGTTTCTGACAAACAGAAAGAAGTAGAAAATGAAACGGTAgttgaagaaataaatgtaCAAAAGAGTGTTGCAGAAAATTTGCTGCAAGAAAATTCGAACGATAAAACAGCGAAGGTAAATTCAGTCACAAATAAtgagagaaaagaaacagaaaatcTTAAGGAGAAGGAAAATTCAGAAGAAAAACCCGTCTCCGGCTCAAGTGTGAGAAAAGATAAGTCAAATGTAGAATTCAAAGCAAACGATGTAGTTTCGAAAGTAAGCGTAGGAAGTGTGGATGTAGAAGTAGATGAAAGGGAAGACAAAGAATCGCTTGGTTCGCGCGTTAAAGAAAACGAAACGATGTCCCGAAAGAGTTCAGATCCTCTGGAAAGCAGCGTGCAAGTAGATAAAGCTGCTCCTTCACGCTTGAAAGAAGACGAAACGTCCCAAAAGGTTTCAGATCCTCAACAAAGGACACTGGACGCGAATAAAGATTCCTCTTCATCGAGCATTCCCTTGCAATCTAACATGGCAGAAAATTCGTCGGAAAATCAGCAATCTGATTTAACAAACCAACAAGATAAATCCCAGCAGAACATAATTAATGTATCCAAATCCTCTTCTGAAACTCCAAACGTTGACGAATCAACGAATAAATCAAATAAAGTAGAAAATGATCCTGTGATGCAACAAAATTCTgaacaattaattattgataatGCTAATGAAGAGAGTTCGCAGAAGAGCAGCGAAACACAAGTGGCCTCTGTAGAAGCACTGATATCCGCTGTGAAATCATTACCAGAACAACTATTGGGTCCATTTATATCAGCAATGCAGATGCTTTCACCGAAAAGATTGAATATCGAGCCTGTTCAAATTTCCACCGAAAcggtggaaaataaaattgaagagaaagaaattgtAACGAAGGAAGGGGGAGCTGAAATCACGGTGGAGCCTGCGACGACCGCGGAAGACATCGAGAAACTACGCGATCTTGAAAGG AGAATAGCGCGTCGTCTGTTGGCCGAAGGAAAAGCGTCGAATTACGACGAAGCGGAAGTGGCCGCCAGTTTGCTGGCCCTGAAATTCGGAGACGTCGAGGCTCTTCAAGCGGCCAAAGAATGCTCCAGCGTGGAATCGGCGTTGGCTTTCTTACAGCAAGAATGCGAGCTCTGCACCGGTCGTTTTGCGATGAGTCAG ATGGTGTCGATGCTGAAGTGCGTGCATCGATGCTGCAACGAGTGCGCGAAGAATTACTTCACCATTCAGATCAGCGACAGGAACATCACCGACGCGGTTTGCCCGTTCTGCAAGGAACCTAATCTGAAGGACGCGAACGAGGACGAGGTGCTCGAGTACTTCAGTAATCTCGACATACAGCTGAAGACACTTTTAGATCCTCCTATTCACGAACTCTTCCAGAGGAAACTGAGGGATAGAACGCTGATGCAGGATCCCAATTTCAAGTGGTGCATTCAG TGCTCGAGCGGATTTTACGCGGATCCGGATCAGAAACGATTAATTTGTCCCGATTGTCGATCGGTCACCTGCGCGCAATGTCGAAGACCG TGGGAGAAACAGCACCAAGGAATTACGTGCGAGCAATTCGCCGCTTGGAAAGATCAGAACGACCCGGATAATCAAGCCGCAGGTTTAGCTAAGCATCTGGCTGATAATGGGATAGATTGTCCTAAATGCaaatttcgttattctttgTCACGAGGAG GTTGCATGCACTTCACGTGCAGTCAATGCAAATACGAGTTTTGCTGCGGTTGTGGCAAGGCATTCATGATGGGAGCGAAATGCTCGGTCAGTCCTTATTGCGCGAAACTGGGCCTTCACGCTCATCATCCGCGAAACTGTCTCTTTTATCTTCGCGATAAGGAGCCGGCGCAGTTGCAACAGCTGTTAAAAGATAATGGAATCGAGTACGATACAGACGGTCCGGCCGGGGAACGCAAGTGCAAAGTGCAGTTGCAGAAAGAAACTCCCACCGGTGTCGTGGACGCGATATGCAACTCGGACGTGGTCGAGGGACACGCTGGTCTCTGCAG GCAGCACTACATTGAATACTTGGCGGGCCTGGTACTGAAGGGCAAACTGGATCCCGTGGCGATCTTTGACTTGAACGACGCCAAGCAAGAACTGCGCCGTCGGGGAAAAGTTCCCCCTGCGAAGGACCAGGAAATGTCCGAGCGGGATTATCTCGAGGCGTGCATTCAG GTTGTACGAAAAGAGATTCCACTGGAGTAA